The Methanophagales archaeon region GCTCACCTTTAGCCTCACGAAATACATCCTTATCCAGGCTGACCACCTCTCCTCTGCTATTATATGCCTCGCTATCCCAGAACCGGCATACATCCGGCGTGCCCACTTCATCTGCAAGGATTATCTCACCTTCTCTTCCTTCTTCTCTGCTCCTGCCATATTCAAGTTTGTAATCAGCGAGTATCAAGCCCTTCTGGATTAGATATGAGCTCATTATCGAACCTATCTTCAGTGTTTCCTCTTTTATATGCTCTATCTCATCTCTGTTCATCCATGCCCTGCTTAATATCTCCTCTTCCTCTATTGGACGATCTGTAGGCTCAAATTTCGTTGTGTACTCCACATAGGTACTGGTTAGTGGTTCCGCCTCGCTGCCATCACCGTGTATGAAGCCACTGAGGTCTACCTCCCCTCTTTTATATCGTCTCCAGAGCGAGCCATAGAGATAGTTACGCGCTATCACCTCAACAGGAAGAAGCGATACCTCCTCAGCCACCAGCTCATTCGGTGGTATATATCCCCTGAAATGAGTCTTTATGCCCTCATTCTCGAGTTTCTCGAACCAGAAACAGGATAATCTGCAACATATCTCACCTTTATGCGGGTATTCCCCCTTCTTAGCACCATCAAATGCAGTAACGCGGTCTGTAAAGACGAATACGATGCAGCCATCGCTTCTTCTGTAAATATCCTTAGCTTTTCCGCTTCTTATAAACCTCCTGTCCATTGTTCCCACGTTCCCGATTAAGATTTTAATTACTCATACATGAATATTAATTTTAAGATGGTGATGGTGTAGTGGAAACAAAAGAGGAGAATGTGAGTTTTGAAGATGCAATGAAGCAGTTAGAGCAGATAGTAGAGAAGCTGGGCGAAGGAAATCTTACACTGGAGGAATCGTTGAAGATATTCGAGGAAGGAATGGAATTATGCAAGTTCTGCAACAAGAAATTGGATGAAGCGGAGTATAAAGTAGAGAAGTTAGTGGAGACAGAAGAGGGTAAACTGAGTATTGAGAAGTTTGAAATGAAGGAGTAAATTCTGTTTATCTTCGTTCTTCGTTTTTCGTGTGATTATGAGTATGAAATACATAGTGGTGACCGGGGGAGTGATGAGTGGACTTGGTAAGGGCATTACAATGGCGTCTATCGGTAGAATATTGAAGAACAGAGGTTATGAAGTTGTACCAATAAAGATAGACCCCTATATAAATATAGATGCGGGAACGATGAATCCCTATCAGCATGGGGAGGTTTATGTGTTGGGCGATGGCACTGAGGTGGACCTTGACCTCGGGCATTACGAGCGGTTTATGGATGTTGAACTGAGGCGCGAGCACAATATCACCACCGGCGTCGTTTATTCTTCGGTGATAGAGCGCGAGCGTAGGGGGGAGTATCTGGGGCAGACTGTTCAGATCATACCGCATGTGACAGATGAGATAAAGACGCGGATAAGGAGAGTAGCAGAGAATAGTGAAGCAGATATTTGCCTAGTTGAGATAGGCGGTACGGTCGGTGACATAGAGAGCATGCCCTTTCTCGAAGCAGTAAGGCAGATGCATGGTGAGGAAGAAGAGAACGATTTCATCCTCGTTCATCTCACACTGGTACCTTTTACCACGCTGGGAGAGCCAAAAACGAAGCCTACACAACATTCAGTGAAGGCACTCCGTGAACTTGGGCTGCAACCTGATATAATAGTGTGCAGGGTCAGGGAAGCGTTGGGAGAGGCAGTGAAGCGTAAAATAGCGATGTTCTGTAATGTGAAGCCCGAGGCGGTTATAAGTGCTCCTGATACTGATGACATATACGAGGTACCATTGCTTCTTGAACGAGAGGGTATTGCCACTCACATAATGGATAAGCTGAAATTAGAGTCGTTGAGAGATGACCGCCACTGGATGGAGATGATAGAGCGGAGTAGATCAGCTGGCGATAATGATAAGCGAATAAGAGTAGCGATAGTGGGAAAATATACTGGTTTAGAAGATTCTTATCTGAGCATAAAAGAAGCGATGAAACACGCTGCTACAGAAACGGGCTGTAAAGTGGAGCCGAAATGGATAGAAGCAGAGGATCTGGAAGCGAATGCGAATCTGGATGATTTCTTCACGGATGTTCATGGTATTCTTGTACCCGGGGGTTTTGGCGTTCGCGGTGCAGAAGGGAAGATGAAGGCGATAGAATATGCGAGGGTGAATAGAATACCCTTCTTAGGACTCTGCTTCGGCTTTCAATTGGCGGTGATAGAGGCGGCGAGAAATATTGCGGGACTCGAGGATGCTAACAGCTCTGAAGTTGCTGAGACTCCTCATCCGGTTATAACCCTGCAGGAGGAGCAGATAGGAATGAGCAATAAAGGGGCTACGATGCGACTGGGTGATTATGAGGTATTTATAAGAGGAGGTACATTAGCTGAGCGTGTATATGGTAAGAAGAAGATTATTGAGAGGCACAGACACCGGTACGAGGTGAATCCTGAATATATAGATATAATAGAGCGAAATGAGGTGGTGTTTTCAGGTACAGACAGGAGTGGATTGAGAATGGAGATTATGGAGATTGAAGGACATCCGTTCTTCTTCGCTACTCAGTTCCATCCTGAATTTAAGTCACGACCAGGTAGACCCTCACCACCGTTCAAAGCATTCACGGAGGCTTGTATGAGAAATAGAAATGGCAGAATTTAATAGATACCAATATAATAAGAGTGTATATGTGGCAGCGATTGGAAAATGTGGTGCGTGCTATATATGTGTCGATGAATGTCCGGAAGGTGCAATAGAGAGGTCAGAACCAGTGAAAGTGGATTATAATAAATGTACACGATGTATGAAATGTGTGGAAGTGTGTCCAGGCGGAATAATGCAAATAATAGACTAAAATACTTATGTTTATTATATCCTCTGTTTCATATGAATATGTCTTCTTTACAATATTAAGGAAATTAAGGCAAGGAGGTAAGGAGGTGAAGAGGGGATGGATGGAACGAAGATTGGAACACCAGTGATAGTATTGAATGTGAAGTCGTATGCGGAATCGGCGGGCAGGCGGGGTTTTGAACTTGCGAAGATATGTGAGGATGTAGCATCGAAGCAGGGGGTGAATATTGCTATATGTCCGCAGCAGGTCGAACTTGCGAAGATAGCTTCGGCTGTTAATATCCCATGCTTTGCACAGCATGTGGATGCTGTAGAGCCTGGTAGTCATACCGGGTTCGTAACACTGGAATCTGTAAGAGAAGCGGGTGCTACCGGAACCCTGGCGAATCATTCTGAGCACAGGCTCAGGATAGCTGATATAGAATTTATAGTGAGGAAATCATCGAGCTTGAACCTGCTGACAATCGTTTGTACGAATAATATCCCGGTAAGCCGTGCAGTTGCGGAATTAAAACCCTATGCTATTGCAATTGAACCACCGGAGTTAATAGGAAGCAGGAAAGCGGTATCGAAGGTGGACCCAGAGATAGTGGCGAATACGGTGGCAGAGGTGAAGAGACTACACAAAGATTGTATAGTACTCTGTGGTGCAGGTGTTACAAACGGTGAAGATGTTCGAAGAGCAATCGAACTGGGTGCAGATGGTGTATTACTTGCCTCCGGGGTGGTGAAGGCGAAAGATCCAAAAACTGCCTTACTCGACCTTGTTACCGGGCTATGAGATTATAGTTATGTTATCCTTACTCCCTTTTTATTCCTTTAACTTAACTCTATTCTATAAGAGAGATAGAATAATTGAAGTGAACGGGGAGAAGTAAGAAGATGGAAAGAGGAGATAAGTTTGTGTTGCCGGGGGATTTCCTGGGTACTTCTGAGGAGTTCATCCCGGGTAGCGGTGTATATGATGAAGGTGGCAATTTATATGCCTCTCAGATTGGAGAAGTGAGTATAGGAGATAACAGGGTTATATACGTGCACCCGAAGGTCGAGACACCCCCAACGATTGAAGAGGGTGACGTGGTGATAGGTCAGGTTGTTGATATAAAGGATAACGTTACAATTGTGAATATAGCTTGCGTGAAAGGTAAGGAGAAGCGGGAAGTTGCTGCTCCCAGCCAGGGCATCATCCACATATCCAATGTGAAAAGCGGTTATGTAACGGATTTACGACAGGAGTTTGGTTATCTTGATCTGGTAAAGGCGAGGGTGATAGATGCGAAGACATTGAGATTGAGCACAGATGCGAAGGATTTAGGTGTGATAAAGGCGATGTGTATGAAATGCAAACGTGACCTGAAGAGGAGAGGGAATGTATTATCATGCGAGAGGTGTAAGAGGGTTGAGACGCGGAAGTTATCAGAGGATTATGGTAAGGGTCTGATATGAGATGAGCGAGGAGAGGAAGGTAAGGATTTTAGAGAGGAGTAGCAGGGAATTACGAGTGGAGATAGAAGGGGAGGATCATACGCTATTAGCGCCATTGATGTCCAAGCTGTTAGAGAATGAGGATGTGGACATCGCCACCTATCACATCAGGCACAAACTGATGAGCAATCCGGTTCTATATGTAAAGATGAAGAGAGGGGATGCATTAGAAGCGGTTATCTCTGCCGCCACCACGCTGGCAGTAGAATATAACGAATTTTTGGAGCGATATAGAAGGGCGGCGGCAATAGTCTAGTGGTAGGACACGGGCTTCCCAACAGCTTATAATATAATCATTAAAAAGTTGGGGAAAAGCCTGTAACCCGGGTTCGAATCCCGGTTGCCGCATCAAATTTCCATAAAAAGTAAAGTTTGTGTGAAGAAAATGGATAGGATAAAGAAGTATGAATTCAGGAAGGTATTGGAAGAGCTCAGGAGGAAGGGAGGTAGAGGTACGGAGCTTATCTCTGTCTATATCCCCCCTGACAAGCAGATATCGGATGTCACATCGCACCTCAGGGAGGAATATGGACAGGCGATGAATATAAAGAGCAAATCAACACGAACGAATGTACAGAGCTCACTTGATTCTATCATGTCCAAATTAAAATATCTGTATGTGGGCGAGAACGGTGTGGTTATCTTCTGTGGCGCAATAGACAAGGGAGGCGACAAGACGGATATAGAGACATACATCGTAGACCCACCGGAGAAGGTCATCTCTTATATCTATCACTGTGACTCCACATTCTACCTAAAACCGCTGGAGGAGATGGTAGAGGAGAAGGAGAAATACGGCTTGATTGTACTTGACCGCAGAGAAGCAACGATAGGTATTCTGAATGGCAAGGTGGTGGAATCACTGAAGCACCTCACATCTTCTGTTCCTGGCAAGATAAGAAAAGGGGGGCAATCAGCACCGAGATTCCAGCGACTACGAGAGATTGCAATAGAGGATTTCTATAAGCGGATAGGAGAGCACGCAACCCGGATATTGTTACCTGCGGGCGATCTTAAAGGTATCCTGATCGGTGGTCCAAGCCCAACAAAGGATGAATTTTTGAAGGGTGCATATCTCCATTATGAGCTTCGGAATAAACTCCTCGGCGCTTTTGATGTCGCATATACCGATGAATCAGGCTTATATGAACTGGTGGAGAAGGCTGAAGAGGCGTTAGAAAGTCTGGATTTGGTAAGGGAGAAAAAGCTGATGGTGAGGTTCATGAAGCTCCTGGCAAATGATGACCGGATGGTGACGTATGGAGCAGAGGAAGTGCGGAAGAAATTGGCAATCGGGGCTGTGGACACTCTGTTGCTCTCAACGGAACTCGATACGGAGCTCCTGCATGAGCTTGTAGAGAGAGCTGAGGAGACGGGTGCGAATGTGGAGCTGGTAACAACGGATTTCGAAGAGGGTGCACAGTTGAAACGCGCGTTTGGGGGCGTTGCTGCAATATTGAGGTATCGCTCAAAACAGGAACAGATATAGGGGTTTATAGTTTATAAATCGGGAACAAATAGGATATTAACGAGCAGTGCATGGCTGACAACATAATCCTGGTTGGGACAGGGCATATCTTGGAGAAGAGTGTGCGGGAGGTAGAGGAGGTAATAGAGCGTGAAAAGCCAGATATAGTCGCTGTTGAGCTTTGTCAAAGTAGATATGATGCATTAAAGGGCAATATCGGAGATTTCTCGGTGAAGGATGCTATAGAAGGGGGTAAGCCTTTTTTAATGCTCACACACTGGCTGCTGGCATATGTACAGAAGAGAATGGGCAGTGAGCTCGGTATAGAACCCGGAGCAGAGATGATGATGGCTATAAAGAAGGCAGAAGCGCTCGGCTGTGAAGTCGCTCTGGTTGACAGACCGATACAGATAACGATGCAGCGGTTCTGGAAGAAGATGAAGTTCTTAGAAAAGATGAAGATGCTATTCTCTATCATCTTTGCCATTGCGAACATGGGCGGTTTTGGAAAGAGGAAGAAGCTAATGGACAAGGATAATAAAGAGATAGATTTAGAGAGGATAACCGATGAGGATGTGGTAACAGAGTTGATAGAAGAGTTGAGGGAGTTCTCTCCGGGTGCGGCTACTGCACTGCTGGATGAGCGGGATGCATATATAGCTGGTAGTTTGCTCGAACTCCAGGCTCAGGCTCAAGCTCAAGCTCAAGCTCCTGCTACTCATCTTCATTCTTCCGGTACAGGTGATAAGAAAAAGAAGATAGTGGCTGTGGTTGGAGCAGGTCATGTTATGGGTATAAAGCGACTACTCGACCATCCTGAGTTGATACCACCACGCGAAGAGTTATGTTCACTTCCTACAAGCAGGCTGAACATGAAGAATCTGCTTGGAATCGGGTTGAGCGTGGTTCTCATTGCTATCTTACTGGTTATCTTATTATCCGGTATCCCACTCAATATATTACTGCAAGCTTTCTTCTGGTGGTTTATAATAAATGGGAGCTTATCAGCAATAGGGGTGGTGGTGGCGCGTGGGCATCCTTTATCTGCACTCACCGCATTTGCAATGGCACCATTGACCTCTTTGAACCCATTTTTAGCCGCAGGCTGGTTTGCTGGCTTGATGGAAGCGCGATTAAGGAGACCAACAGCAGAAGATGCAAAGAGTATCTTGAATGTGGAGTCATTGCGTGACTTGATGAGGAATAGTATGTTTAAAATTATCCTTGTAGCTGCATGTGCAAATATCGGCAGCATGATAGGAACGTTTCTTGGCGCTTATGTGGTATTACACACGGTGGGACTGAATATACACCAGATTTGGTCGGGCTTGAAAATACTTATTTAATATTTAATTTAAAAAAGATGAGGATGAGCAGTAGTAGCAACAGGTATGAGGAAGAAAAGGAGCTCTGGATGTGGCTGGGTAAGCAGCTCCTTGGTGAATCGCCGACTATCAACGGGTTTGAAGATTTCAAGAGTGATGTAAAGATGGCTTTATTTGACGATGTGGAGCATATTGTGGCTAAAGCTGGACAGAAAGTGCCTCCGGTCAATCCCGAGATAGTAGCAAAAGAGCGGAAGGTGATAGAGATAGAACGAGTGGTACTGGACACCGATGCGCTGATTCTGCCATGTCAAGATGGTTTCCAGATGAAGCTAAATAAGAAGCTGCCGCTGGTCAGACAGCGGTTCGCATGTGCACATGAGATAGGACATACATACTTCTTTGATATCACTAAAAACCCGCCAGAGAAGCCTTATCGGCGCTCTACATCCCACTACTGGGTGGAAGAGGGTTTATGTTATGAGATAGCCAGACGAATTTTAATGCCCTCGAGCATGATGCGCGAGTGGATGGAGAATGCAAAACCGCCGTATATAAGGGAGTTTAAAGATATGATGCTCTCTTTTCTTGTTTCTGGTGAATTACTATCATATAGAATACAGGATATTGGGAGCTGGGATGTGTTGATGCTGATCTTCGAGTCAGGCGGAGGTGCGATCTTGTTATATAAGGTACTGAAATCAGGTCACCGGATGGGGAATGTACACGTGGCAAGGCGGGGATTGAAGGTGACTGACCCGACTCTTCATAATCTGTTATCAAGAGCATTCAAGGGAGAGATGGTACAGGAGGAGGGGATAAATCTGACAATAGGGGATTTAAGGGGCGAGATTGC contains the following coding sequences:
- a CDS encoding DNA-directed RNA polymerase subunit L — protein: MSEERKVRILERSSRELRVEIEGEDHTLLAPLMSKLLENEDVDIATYHIRHKLMSNPVLYVKMKRGDALEAVISAATTLAVEYNEFLERYRRAAAIV
- the xseB gene encoding exodeoxyribonuclease VII small subunit codes for the protein METKEENVSFEDAMKQLEQIVEKLGEGNLTLEESLKIFEEGMELCKFCNKKLDEAEYKVEKLVETEEGKLSIEKFEMKE
- a CDS encoding TraB/GumN family protein, which encodes MADNIILVGTGHILEKSVREVEEVIEREKPDIVAVELCQSRYDALKGNIGDFSVKDAIEGGKPFLMLTHWLLAYVQKRMGSELGIEPGAEMMMAIKKAEALGCEVALVDRPIQITMQRFWKKMKFLEKMKMLFSIIFAIANMGGFGKRKKLMDKDNKEIDLERITDEDVVTELIEELREFSPGAATALLDERDAYIAGSLLELQAQAQAQAQAPATHLHSSGTGDKKKKIVAVVGAGHVMGIKRLLDHPELIPPREELCSLPTSRLNMKNLLGIGLSVVLIAILLVILLSGIPLNILLQAFFWWFIINGSLSAIGVVVARGHPLSALTAFAMAPLTSLNPFLAAGWFAGLMEARLRRPTAEDAKSILNVESLRDLMRNSMFKIILVAACANIGSMIGTFLGAYVVLHTVGLNIHQIWSGLKILI
- a CDS encoding 4Fe-4S binding protein, producing the protein MAEFNRYQYNKSVYVAAIGKCGACYICVDECPEGAIERSEPVKVDYNKCTRCMKCVEVCPGGIMQIID
- the prf1 gene encoding peptide chain release factor aRF-1; its protein translation is MDRIKKYEFRKVLEELRRKGGRGTELISVYIPPDKQISDVTSHLREEYGQAMNIKSKSTRTNVQSSLDSIMSKLKYLYVGENGVVIFCGAIDKGGDKTDIETYIVDPPEKVISYIYHCDSTFYLKPLEEMVEEKEKYGLIVLDRREATIGILNGKVVESLKHLTSSVPGKIRKGGQSAPRFQRLREIAIEDFYKRIGEHATRILLPAGDLKGILIGGPSPTKDEFLKGAYLHYELRNKLLGAFDVAYTDESGLYELVEKAEEALESLDLVREKKLMVRFMKLLANDDRMVTYGAEEVRKKLAIGAVDTLLLSTELDTELLHELVERAEETGANVELVTTDFEEGAQLKRAFGGVAAILRYRSKQEQI
- the purC gene encoding phosphoribosylaminoimidazolesuccinocarboxamide synthase; translation: MDRRFIRSGKAKDIYRRSDGCIVFVFTDRVTAFDGAKKGEYPHKGEICCRLSCFWFEKLENEGIKTHFRGYIPPNELVAEEVSLLPVEVIARNYLYGSLWRRYKRGEVDLSGFIHGDGSEAEPLTSTYVEYTTKFEPTDRPIEEEEILSRAWMNRDEIEHIKEETLKIGSIMSSYLIQKGLILADYKLEYGRSREEGREGEIILADEVGTPDVCRFWDSEAYNSRGEVVSLDKDVFREAKGELPEVYREVYRRILGHQ
- a CDS encoding exosome complex RNA-binding protein Csl4, whose product is MERGDKFVLPGDFLGTSEEFIPGSGVYDEGGNLYASQIGEVSIGDNRVIYVHPKVETPPTIEEGDVVIGQVVDIKDNVTIVNIACVKGKEKREVAAPSQGIIHISNVKSGYVTDLRQEFGYLDLVKARVIDAKTLRLSTDAKDLGVIKAMCMKCKRDLKRRGNVLSCERCKRVETRKLSEDYGKGLI
- the tpiA gene encoding triose-phosphate isomerase, yielding MDGTKIGTPVIVLNVKSYAESAGRRGFELAKICEDVASKQGVNIAICPQQVELAKIASAVNIPCFAQHVDAVEPGSHTGFVTLESVREAGATGTLANHSEHRLRIADIEFIVRKSSSLNLLTIVCTNNIPVSRAVAELKPYAIAIEPPELIGSRKAVSKVDPEIVANTVAEVKRLHKDCIVLCGAGVTNGEDVRRAIELGADGVLLASGVVKAKDPKTALLDLVTGL
- a CDS encoding CTP synthase produces the protein MKYIVVTGGVMSGLGKGITMASIGRILKNRGYEVVPIKIDPYINIDAGTMNPYQHGEVYVLGDGTEVDLDLGHYERFMDVELRREHNITTGVVYSSVIERERRGEYLGQTVQIIPHVTDEIKTRIRRVAENSEADICLVEIGGTVGDIESMPFLEAVRQMHGEEEENDFILVHLTLVPFTTLGEPKTKPTQHSVKALRELGLQPDIIVCRVREALGEAVKRKIAMFCNVKPEAVISAPDTDDIYEVPLLLEREGIATHIMDKLKLESLRDDRHWMEMIERSRSAGDNDKRIRVAIVGKYTGLEDSYLSIKEAMKHAATETGCKVEPKWIEAEDLEANANLDDFFTDVHGILVPGGFGVRGAEGKMKAIEYARVNRIPFLGLCFGFQLAVIEAARNIAGLEDANSSEVAETPHPVITLQEEQIGMSNKGATMRLGDYEVFIRGGTLAERVYGKKKIIERHRHRYEVNPEYIDIIERNEVVFSGTDRSGLRMEIMEIEGHPFFFATQFHPEFKSRPGRPSPPFKAFTEACMRNRNGRI